DNA from Agathobaculum sp. NTUH-O15-33:
CGTAACGACCGCCATGACCCAGATCGTCGCGAATGAATTCGGCGTGCCGATCACCGACGTCAAGACGACCAAGGGCGATACCGCCATCACGCCGTATGACAACTACTCCGCTTCCTCGCGCACGACTTATAACACCGGCAACGCGGTGCTCGCCGCCTGCCATGACTGCATCGATAAGCTGAAGGAAGAGATCGCGCGGCACTTTGGGCTGCATGTTTCCAAGGTGGAGATCGAGGGCAAAAAGGCGTATCTCAAGGGTTCGTATGTGCAGGAGGTCGATATCCCGTCGCTGTTCGTGCCGGTCGGCATGTTCACACAGGGCAACTGGGGGCTGCAAAAGGGCTCGCCGGTCAAGGGACACGGCCTGTATTGCCCGGCGCCGATCCACCAGTGGGACAAGAACGGCCTGTCCGACCGCGTTTGGAACTGGTTCCAATACTCGGCGGCCGCGGTCGAGGTGGCGGTCAACGAGGAGACCGGACAGGTCAAGGTACTGAAGGTCGCCTCCTCCGCCGATACGGGCAATCCGATCAACCCCAAGCTGGTCGAAGGCCAGATCGAGGGCGGCGTGCACATGGCGATCGGCTTCTCAACGATGGAAGAACACCTTTACAATGAACGCGGCGAGATCGCCAACTGCAATTTCAGCGATTACCGCCTGCCCGGCGTGCTCGACATGCCGAAGAACGATGATGTTTACGCCTTTATCAATCCCGACCCGCTGCCCGATGGGCCGTTCGGCGCCAAGGGCATGGCGGAATCGATCACGATCCCGGTCGGCCCCGCGATCGCGGAAGCGATCTATCAGGCGGTCGGCGTGCGCGTCACCGGTTATCCGATGACGGCCGAGCGCATCCTCGCGCTGATACAGGAGAAGAAAGCCAAGGAGGCGAACCAGTGATGTACGAAGAGAAAATGCGGTTTGAACTTTCCATCAACAAGAAAAAACGCGTGGTTTACGTTCATCCGTCGCTGACCCTGCTGGAAACGCTGCGCGACGAGCTGAACCTGACCGGCACCAAGCGCGGCTGCGACGATTCCAACTGCGGCGTGTGCACCGTGCTGATGGACGGCAAGGCGGTAAAAAGCTGCACCATGTTTATCCCGCAGGCCGTGGGCCATGAGATCACGACCATTGAGGGGCTGGAGGGCGAAGACGGCCTGCACCCGCTGCAGCAGGCGTTCATCGACCATTTTGCCGTGCAGTGCGGCTACTGCACGCCCGGCATGATCCTGACGGCCAAGGCCATCCTCGATGAAAACCCGAACGCCACAGAGGACGATATCCGCGAGGGCCTGCACGGCAACCTGTGCCGCTGCACGGGCTATAAAAAGATCGTGGAAGCGATTGAAGCCGTGCGCGACGGCGACTACGGCGATTACGCGGCGGAATGGAGGGAGACGAGATGAGCATGCGGTTTGAAAAATACTTTCAGCCGAAGAGCGTAGAGGAATGCTGCGCGCTGCTGGGGGAATACGGCAAGAACGCGCGGCTGCTCGCGGGCGGCACCGATGTGGTGCCGCGCATCAAAATGAAGCTATGGCAGCCGTCGGCGGTCATCGGCCTGATGGATATCCCGGAGCTGGACGCGATCGCCGTTTCCGAAACCGGGCTGACGCTGGGCGCCCGCGCGAACCTGCGCGAGCTATCGCTTTCGCCCGCGCTGGCGGAGGATTATCAGGTGGTGCGCGAGGCGTGCGGTCACGTTTCCTCCATGCAGGTGCGCAATATTGCGACCATTGGCGGCAACGCGTGCAACGCGTCGCCCTCGGCGGATGCGATACACGGCCTGCTGCTTCATGACGCGGCCGTGGTCATCGCGGGCGCGGACGGCGCGCGTGAAATGCCGCTGTGCGATTTCTTCAAGGGCCCGGGCAAGACCGATCTTGGCGAAACGGAAATGGTTGTACGGTTTCAGATCAAAAAGCCCGCGGCGCATACCGGCGCGGCCTACAAAAAATACGCCATCCGCGGCGATTCGGATATTTCGATCGTCGGCGCGGGCGCGCGGCTGACGCTCGCGGAGGACGGCACGATCGCCGATGCGCGCGTAACGCTCGCCTCGGTCGCACCGACGCCGCTTCGCTGCCGCGAGGCGGAAGCGCTGCTCACCGGGCGGCAGCCGGATGAGGCGCTGTTTGCCAAGGCGGCGGAGGAATGCGCCGCCCATATCGCTCCGATCACGGATCAGCGCGCCACGCGCGAGTACCGCGTCCAAATGGTGCGCGTTTGGGTCCGCCACGCGCTGCAAGAAGCGTGCGAGCGCGCAAAAGCTCGCTGAAAACTGATTTCCGATTCGGGAGGGGCGGCAAGTAAAAACTTCCTTCCTCTCCACACTCTTTTTCTTCTTTTCTTCTTTTTTGCCGCCTCTCTCGAAAGGAAATACCACCCCCTATTTGGAAATGAGGAACTGTCTATGGAAATGTTGACGCCCAATGTCTATACCGAAACCAAAATCCGCGGCTGTAACCCGTCGATCGTTTTCACGAGCGAAGGCTCGGTGTTCATCGATACGGCGCAGTGGCTGTCCACGCTGCTGGAAATGCGCGAGTTTGCCAAAAAACGCGGCCCGATCAAGTACTTGATCAATACCGAGGGCCATATCGACCACATCTTCGGCAACCACTGGTTCGCGGGAGAAAGCCTTGTGATCGGCCATGAAAAGCTAAATGAGATCTTTTGGACGGTCGCGGGCGATATCAGCGATTGCTACGATTACAGCGTCGATGTGCTGGAACGGCAGGACAAGGCGGCGCTGCCGCTCATGCCGAAGCGCGAGGAATTTATCGTCAACCGGCCGCAGATCACCTTCCGCGAGCATATGACGCTGCACCTTGGCGATACCGTGTTCGAGCTTTACCATACGCCCGGCCATTCGACCAGCCAGCTTTGCGTGCACGTACCCAAGGAGCACGTCGCCTTTGTGGGCGACACCCTGTTTTCCGGCTGCCAGACTTGGCTGCATTCGGCAGACATCGGCGCGCTCCTTCAGACGCTTGATTTTCTGGAAACGCTCGATGTGGATTATTTCGTGCCGGGTCACGGTTCTGTCGTGGATCGCTCCTACATCGCCGAGCAGCGCGCGTTCGTTTACGAATGGCTTTCTGCTGTTGGCAGCGGGATCGCGCGCGGCTGGGATATGGATACCTGCGTGAAAAACATCAGCTTCGCAGACCGCTACCCGGTCGATATCGGACAGGAAGAAATGATGGAATACATCCAGCGCACCAACGTGATCCGCTGCTACAAATATCTGACGAATACCAAGTAAGTACGTTGGGCTGCTTCCCGCCGCGTGATGCGGCGGGAAGCAGCCGCCGGGGGAGGCCGGAAACCAATGCTGGAAGCGCTATCTTTTGAGGGAACAACGAAGGTTTTGAACAAAGGGGTCGATGTGGCGCTCGTGATCGAGCCGCCGGACGCGGAACAGGCGCTGCGCGCGGCAAAGATCTGCGGCGTGTGCGGCGTCTCCACGGCGGTGCTCAGCGTCACGGAAACAGACCCGGTGGACAGGCGAACGATCGCGCATTTCTGCCGGACGGCGGGGCGGCTGGTCTTTGCGGACCGCGCGCTGTACGATGCGGCGGCATGCGCGCTGACAGAGCATACAAAGGTACTGATCGCGCCCGACAAAAGCGAGAAGGCCTTTTCAGATACCGTATTTGCCGTGAAACGGCAGGGGTGAGCATATGAAACGAATCAAACAGGCGGTGCGCGAAATGTGCGCGAAAGGAGAACCCTTCGCGCTGGTCTCAATCCGCGAGGGCTCGGGTTCGATGCCGCGCCATCAGGGCGCGACCATGCTGGTGCGGGAGGACGGCGGCATCGAAGGCTCGGTGGGCGGCGGCGTGTTGGAAGCGCGAGCGATCGAGCGCGCCCGGCAGCTTATCGCCGAGGGCAAAAGCGGCGAAATGCCCTTTGACCTGTCCTCCGCCGACGCGGCGAACTCGGATATGATCTGCGGCGGTTCGGGCGTGCTGTCCATCCGGTTTTACGACGGGACGGAGCAACCGGCGCTGCAACGCGAACTGGCGGAGATAGACGACGGCAAACTGGTGATCTTCGGCGGCGGGCATATTGCAAGGCAGCTTGCCCGTATCGCGGATGTTTTGGAAATCCCTATCGTAGTCGTGGAAGATCGAAGCGAGTTCTGCTCGCCCGAACGGTTTCCGAGCGCGAAGCGCGTCATTGTCGAAACCTATGACAACATCCCGGAGGCGGCGCTGGGGGAAAAGGATATGGCGGTGATCGTCACGCGCGGCCATCTGGGCGACCGGGAGGCGCTCGTCTGGGCGCTGCGGACACGGGCGGGCTATATCGGGATGATCGGCTCCAAACGCAAGCGCGACCTGATGTATGAGAAGCTGCGGGCGGACGGGATTGCCGAAAGCGCCCTTGCGCGGGTGCATTCCCCGATCGGCCTGCCGATCGGCGCGCAAACGCCGGAAGAGATCGCGGTGTCCATCGCGGCCGAGCTCGTCGCGTTTCGGAACGGTCGCGCATGACGGGGGCGGTCATACTCGCGGCGGGGCTGTCCCGCCGCATGGGGGCGTTCAAGCCCTTGCTGCCGCTGGGCGGCGGCACGCTGATCGAAAGCGCGGCGCGCCGTTTGCGAGAAGGCGGCGCCGCGCGTATCGTGGTCGTGACCGGCAGCCGGGCAAGGGATGTCGAGCGGGCGCTCGCGGGGATGGACTTGCGCTTTGCGCACAACCCCGCGTTCCGTGAAACACAGATGCTGGATTCCGCCAAGATCGGCCTGCGCGCGCTGGGGGAGTGCGACGAGGTGTTTTTGCTTCCGGCGGACATCCCCCTGTTTTGCCCCAGCCTTCTGCAAACGCTCCGGCAGGCGCGGGCGCAAACCGGGGCGGATGCGGCGCATCCCCGCATGGAAGGCAGGAACGGACACCCGTTGCTGCTTGGGCCGCGCGCGGCGCGGGCGGTGCTCGCGCACGACGGGCGGGATGGCGTCAAGGGCGCGCTTGCGCCCCTTGCCGTCGAAGCTTGCCCGGTCGGCGATCCCGGCTGTCTGCTCGATGCGGATACCAAGGCGGATTACGAGCGCCTGCTGGCGTTTCGCGCCGAAAGCGTTCCGGCGGCGTATGAGATCGAAGCGCTGCACGACCGCTTCGGTTCGACCGAGGCGATCCGGCGGCATTGCCGCGCGGTCGAACGCCGGGCGCTTGCGCTGGCCGAAAGTCCGGCGTGCGCGCACCTTAATAAACGGCTGTTGGCGGCCGCGGCGCGCGTACACGACGCGGCAAGGACAAAGCCGCAGCACGCCGCGCGGCTGGCGCAGGCCCTGTTGGATTTGGGCTATGTCCGCGCCGCCGAGTGCGTGTCCGTGCATATGGAGCTGCCGCCCGCTATGTGGGGTACGGTATCCGAAGCCACGGTGCTGTATCTGGCGGATAAGCTGGTCATGGAGGACCGGGCGGCGACGCTGGACGAACGGTTTGCCCGGGCGGCGCGGCGATGCGCCGGAAACGAACAAGCGCTCTTGGCGGCGGCCTCGCGCCAGCGGGCCGCGGAGAGCATATGGAACCTGATAAGCGAGGTGCAACAATGAAAACCGTTTTGGTGGAAAACGCGGTCGGCACGGTGCTCGCGCACGACCTGACCCAAATCATCCCGGGCGAGTTCAAGGGGAGCCGCTTTCAAAAGGGCCATGTGGTAGAGGAATCGGATATCCCGGTGCTGCTCTCCATGGGCAAGAAGCACTTGTTCGTGCTCGAACTCGGCGCGGACGACGTGCACGAGGACGACGCGGCAAGGCGCATTGCGGCAGCCGCGGCCGGGCCTAATATCGACCTTCTGCCAAAGGGCGAGGGCAAGGTGGAGCTGCGCGCGGCGTGCGACGGGTTGCTGAAAATCGACGTGGACAAGCTGGAAGCCCTGATCGAGGACGACGAAGTGATGTTCGCGGCCATTCACGAAAACGTCATGGTGCGAAAGGGCGAGCAGCTCGCGGGCACGCGCGTGATTCCGCTGTTTGTCAAGGAAGCGGTCGTGCGGCGGGCGGAATCGGTCGGCCCGTTCGTCGAGGTAAAACCGCTGCGACCGCTCAAGGTCGGTCTGGTGACGACCGGCAGCGAGATTTACCACCACCTGATCGAGGACAAATTCGGCGACATTTTGCGCCGCAAATTCGAAGCCCTCGGCAGCACGGTGTTTGAACAGCTGTTCGCGGACGATGACGATCAGATGATCGCGGACTGCATCGGCAGTTTGCAAGCGCGGGGCGCGGATTTAATCGCGGTAACGGGCGGCATGTCGGTCGACCCGGACGACCGCACGCCGGCGGGCATCCGCCGCGCGGGGGTGCAAATCGAGACCTACGGCGCGCCCATCCTGCCCGGCGCCATGTTCCTGCTCGGTTATCTGGGGGAAATTCCGGTGGTCGGTCTGCCGGGCTGCGTGATGTACCACAAGGTGAGCGTGTTCGATCTGATCGTGCCCCGTCTGCTCGCGGGCGAACGGGTAACGCGGAAAGCGGTAAAAAAACTGGGCCACGGCGGACTGTGCCGGAACTGCCAAACCTGCACGTATCCAAACTGCGGCTTTGGCAAGGGCTGAGAAAAGGAGGAAACGCGATGCTTGACCGGTTTGGGCGCGAGATCAATTATCTGCGTCTGTCGGTGACCGAGCGGTGCAATCTGCGCTGTATCTATTGCCGCGAGGGGAACGATTGCTTCACGGCGGAAAACGAGCTGACGGCGGGGGAGCTTTCCCGCATCGTTTCGCAGATGGCGGCGCTTGGCGTGCAAAAGGTGCGCGTGACGGGCGGCGAGCCGTTGGTGCGGCAGGATCTGGAACAGATCATCGCGGATATCGCGCGGCATCCCACGGTGCGCGACCTGTGTATGACCACGAACGCGCAGGGGCTGGAGGGCCGGATACGCGGCCTGCACCGCGCGGGGCTCATGCGCCTCAACATCAGTCTGGATTCACTGTGCAAGGAGCGGTACAGCAAAATGACGCGCGGCGGCCATTTGAGCGATGTGCTGGGCGGCATCGACGCGGCGCTCGCGTGCGGCATGAACCTGATCAAGGTGAACACCGTGCTGGTGCGCGGCGAGAACGACGGCGAGATCGATGATTTCATTCGGCTGGCAAAGGAATACCCGATCGATGTGCGGTTCATCGAGCTGATGCCAATCGGCAGGTTGGGCGAGGACGGCACGCGCCGCATCCCGAACGCCGAGGTGCTGGCCGCGTATCCCGCGCTGAAAAGGCTCGCGCCGCGCTGCCCCTGTCAGCCGAGCGAGGACTACGCGGGCGAGGGCTTTCGCGGGCGCGTCGGGTTTATCAGCCCGGTGTCGCATAAATTTTGCGCGGTGTGCAACCGCGTCCGCCTGACGAGCGACGGCCACCTGCGCATGTGTCTGGGCGACAACACCGAGACCGACCTGCGCCCGGCGCTGGATGGAACGGACCAAACACTGGGCGATACCATACGCGCGGCAATATGGAACAAACCGCGCGGGCACCATTTTGAAACGCTGTTTCATTCGCAGCGGGCGATGAATCGGATAGGAGGATGAGCGCTATGGCAACCGTTACGGCGGTCAATATCAGCAAGCAGAAGGGCACGGTCAAGCACCCGGTGGCAGAAGGGCTGTTGAAGATCGATCACGGTATTGTGGGCGATTCGCACGCGGGCAACTGGCACCGGCAGATCAGCCTGCTCGCGCAGGAGAGCATCGATAAAATGACGGCGCTCGGCGTACCGGGGCTGACGCCGGGCAAATTCGCGGAAAACCTGACCACGGAGGGGATCGTGCTGCATACGCTGCCGGTCGGCACGCTGCTGCTGATCGGGCCTTGCCTGACCGAGGTGACGCAGATCGGCAAGCAGTGCCATCAGCACTGCGAGATCTACCAAAAAATCGGCCGGTGCATCATGCCGACCGAAGGCATCTTCGTCAAGGTGCTTTCCGAAGGCGCGGTGCGCGCGGGGGATTCCATTCGCGTGGTCACGCGCGAGGAGGCGGGCTTATGAAAATACGAACCGCTGTGCTGACGGTCAGCGACAAGGGTAGTCAGGGCCTGCGCGAGGACAAAAGCGGTCCGGCGATCGTGGAGACGCTGGGCGAGCTGGCCGAGATCGTTTGGACCGGCGTCGTGCCCGATGAACGGGAGCGGATCGCGCAAACGCTGCGAGAGCTCGCGGACGCGGGCGGCGCGGATTTGATCCTGACCACCGGCGGCACCGGCCTTGCCCCGCGCGACGTCACGCCCGAAGCGACCTGCGACGCGGGTCAGCGCATGGTGCCCGGCATCGCGGAAGCGATGCGCGCCGAAAGCCTGCGCATCACGCCGCGCGGCATGCTTTCTCGCGGGGTCGCGGTCACGCGCGGGCGCACGCTGATCGTCAACCTGCCGGGCAGCCCCAAGGCGGCGCGTGAATGCCTTGCGGTGCTGCTGCCCGCGCTGCCGCACGGTATCGAGATTTTGTGCGGCAAGGCCGGCGAGTGCGGCGCGCCGGCGTAAAGGGGGCGGGCATATGGAACACGGCGGCTTGCGGTATTCCTTAAAGATCCGGCTGCGGGCAAGCGAAACCTTTTTCGGCCCGGGTCTGGCCGAGCTGCTGCTCCTCGTTGGCGAGAGCCACTCGCTGAACGTGGCCGCGCACACGATGGGCATGGCGTACAGCAAGGCGTGGCGCATCGTCAAGGCCGCCGAGGCCGAGCTGCGGTATCCGTTGCTCGAACGCAAGGTGGGCGGCGTGGACGGCGGCGGCAGCGAGGTAACGCCGCGCGGGCGCGATTTGATCGCGCGGTATCAGGCGTTTGCAGCGGCGCTGGCAGAAGAGGCGGATCGGCTGTTCGACCGGTATTTCAGCGGCCTTGATCAAACAACAGAGGGGGAGACAGATGGAAACAGGAGCGAAACGGCTACCCAAACGGCGGCTGCTGCATCAGGAGGTCAGCCAGTACATCCGGCAGGCGATCCTTAGAGGCGAGCTGAAGCCGGGCGACCGCATCGTAGAAACCAAAATGGCGCAGCTGCTTGGCGTTTCACAGGCCCCCGTGCGGGAGGCGATACGGGAGCTGGAATTCAGCGGATTGGTGGAGCAAAAGCCTTATTTTGGAACCTATGTCAAGCAGATCACCATGCAGGATATGGAGAACTTTTACCGCGTGCGCGGCGCGCTGGAAAAGCTGGGCGCGCATCAGGCCTGCGAAAACATGACCGACGAGCAGCTTGCCGGCATCCAGCGCGCGATGACGGAAATGGAGCGCGCGGGCGCAAAGCAGGATAACGACCGCTATGTGCAAATGGACGCGCTGTTTCACGATCATATCATTGCCGCTTCGGGCAACAGCCTGCTGTGCAAACTGTGGGAGCAATGCAATATCAAATCCTGGCTGTTCGTCGGCACGGCGCTGACACAGCGGAATTTAAGCTATTTGGCGGCCCGGCATCGAAAGATTTTTGAACGCTTGCAGGCGCGCGACGCAAGCGGGCTGGAAGCGGCGGTGCAGGATCACTTGGAGCAGCTATTATCGATGATGCTGGAAAACGGGCAAAGCTGAAAGGGGAAACGAACATATGTTAAATACAAAACCGCAAAAGATCGCTGTGATTGGCACAGGTATGATGGGCATGAGCCTTGCCGCGCTTTTCACAGGAAACGGATACGATACCACGGTGCTTGCCACCAAGGCCGCCTCCGCCGAACGCGGCAGGCGCAGCTATGATGAAATGTACGCCGTGCTGGAAGGGCGGGGGCTGGTAAGCCGGGCGCAGGCCGCGGCCTGCGCCGGCAATCTGCATTTTACCCTGTCCTATGCCGACCTACAGGATGTGGACGCTGTTTTTGAATGCGCGGTAGAGGACAAGGCGGTAAAATTTGCGATCTATCAGCAGATCGAGGCGCACTGCAAACGCTTTCGCTTCGTCGCCTCCACCACCTCCGCCATGGCGCCTGAAACGCTGTGCGAGGGGTTGCAAAGCTGCCCGGGCAAGCTGGTCGTCGCTCACCCGTTTAATCCGCCGCATTTGGTGCCTTTTGTCGAGCTGGTGAAATGCGCGTGCACCGAGGAGGCCGCTGCAAGCGCCGCGTATGAAATACTGGAAAGCTGCGGCCGCAAGGTATGTGTGATGAAAAAGAGCGCGCCCGGCTTTATCGCCAACCGCTTACAGCACGCGCTGCTGCGCGAGGCGATCTACATGGTCGAACAGGGGCTTGCCGATCCGCGCGATATTGATAAGGCGCTGATGTACAGCTTCATGCCGCGCTATACCTCGGTCGGCCTGTTCGAGCATCAGGACGCTGCGGGGCTGGATATGGTGCAAAGCATCGAAGACCATCTGCTGCGCGATCTGAGCGAC
Protein-coding regions in this window:
- a CDS encoding (2Fe-2S)-binding protein; the protein is MYEEKMRFELSINKKKRVVYVHPSLTLLETLRDELNLTGTKRGCDDSNCGVCTVLMDGKAVKSCTMFIPQAVGHEITTIEGLEGEDGLHPLQQAFIDHFAVQCGYCTPGMILTAKAILDENPNATEDDIREGLHGNLCRCTGYKKIVEAIEAVRDGDYGDYAAEWRETR
- a CDS encoding FAD binding domain-containing protein, with translation MSMRFEKYFQPKSVEECCALLGEYGKNARLLAGGTDVVPRIKMKLWQPSAVIGLMDIPELDAIAVSETGLTLGARANLRELSLSPALAEDYQVVREACGHVSSMQVRNIATIGGNACNASPSADAIHGLLLHDAAVVIAGADGAREMPLCDFFKGPGKTDLGETEMVVRFQIKKPAAHTGAAYKKYAIRGDSDISIVGAGARLTLAEDGTIADARVTLASVAPTPLRCREAEALLTGRQPDEALFAKAAEECAAHIAPITDQRATREYRVQMVRVWVRHALQEACERAKAR
- a CDS encoding MBL fold metallo-hydrolase, with product MEMLTPNVYTETKIRGCNPSIVFTSEGSVFIDTAQWLSTLLEMREFAKKRGPIKYLINTEGHIDHIFGNHWFAGESLVIGHEKLNEIFWTVAGDISDCYDYSVDVLERQDKAALPLMPKREEFIVNRPQITFREHMTLHLGDTVFELYHTPGHSTSQLCVHVPKEHVAFVGDTLFSGCQTWLHSADIGALLQTLDFLETLDVDYFVPGHGSVVDRSYIAEQRAFVYEWLSAVGSGIARGWDMDTCVKNISFADRYPVDIGQEEMMEYIQRTNVIRCYKYLTNTK
- a CDS encoding XdhC family protein codes for the protein MKRIKQAVREMCAKGEPFALVSIREGSGSMPRHQGATMLVREDGGIEGSVGGGVLEARAIERARQLIAEGKSGEMPFDLSSADAANSDMICGGSGVLSIRFYDGTEQPALQRELAEIDDGKLVIFGGGHIARQLARIADVLEIPIVVVEDRSEFCSPERFPSAKRVIVETYDNIPEAALGEKDMAVIVTRGHLGDREALVWALRTRAGYIGMIGSKRKRDLMYEKLRADGIAESALARVHSPIGLPIGAQTPEEIAVSIAAELVAFRNGRA
- a CDS encoding nucleotidyltransferase family protein is translated as MTGAVILAAGLSRRMGAFKPLLPLGGGTLIESAARRLREGGAARIVVVTGSRARDVERALAGMDLRFAHNPAFRETQMLDSAKIGLRALGECDEVFLLPADIPLFCPSLLQTLRQARAQTGADAAHPRMEGRNGHPLLLGPRAARAVLAHDGRDGVKGALAPLAVEACPVGDPGCLLDADTKADYERLLAFRAESVPAAYEIEALHDRFGSTEAIRRHCRAVERRALALAESPACAHLNKRLLAAAARVHDAARTKPQHAARLAQALLDLGYVRAAECVSVHMELPPAMWGTVSEATVLYLADKLVMEDRAATLDERFARAARRCAGNEQALLAAASRQRAAESIWNLISEVQQ
- a CDS encoding molybdopterin-binding protein — translated: MKTVLVENAVGTVLAHDLTQIIPGEFKGSRFQKGHVVEESDIPVLLSMGKKHLFVLELGADDVHEDDAARRIAAAAAGPNIDLLPKGEGKVELRAACDGLLKIDVDKLEALIEDDEVMFAAIHENVMVRKGEQLAGTRVIPLFVKEAVVRRAESVGPFVEVKPLRPLKVGLVTTGSEIYHHLIEDKFGDILRRKFEALGSTVFEQLFADDDDQMIADCIGSLQARGADLIAVTGGMSVDPDDRTPAGIRRAGVQIETYGAPILPGAMFLLGYLGEIPVVGLPGCVMYHKVSVFDLIVPRLLAGERVTRKAVKKLGHGGLCRNCQTCTYPNCGFGKG
- the moaA gene encoding GTP 3',8-cyclase MoaA; the encoded protein is MLDRFGREINYLRLSVTERCNLRCIYCREGNDCFTAENELTAGELSRIVSQMAALGVQKVRVTGGEPLVRQDLEQIIADIARHPTVRDLCMTTNAQGLEGRIRGLHRAGLMRLNISLDSLCKERYSKMTRGGHLSDVLGGIDAALACGMNLIKVNTVLVRGENDGEIDDFIRLAKEYPIDVRFIELMPIGRLGEDGTRRIPNAEVLAAYPALKRLAPRCPCQPSEDYAGEGFRGRVGFISPVSHKFCAVCNRVRLTSDGHLRMCLGDNTETDLRPALDGTDQTLGDTIRAAIWNKPRGHHFETLFHSQRAMNRIGG
- a CDS encoding MOSC domain-containing protein, which encodes MATVTAVNISKQKGTVKHPVAEGLLKIDHGIVGDSHAGNWHRQISLLAQESIDKMTALGVPGLTPGKFAENLTTEGIVLHTLPVGTLLLIGPCLTEVTQIGKQCHQHCEIYQKIGRCIMPTEGIFVKVLSEGAVRAGDSIRVVTREEAGL
- a CDS encoding MogA/MoaB family molybdenum cofactor biosynthesis protein — protein: MKIRTAVLTVSDKGSQGLREDKSGPAIVETLGELAEIVWTGVVPDERERIAQTLRELADAGGADLILTTGGTGLAPRDVTPEATCDAGQRMVPGIAEAMRAESLRITPRGMLSRGVAVTRGRTLIVNLPGSPKAARECLAVLLPALPHGIEILCGKAGECGAPA
- a CDS encoding winged helix-turn-helix domain-containing protein, whose translation is MEHGGLRYSLKIRLRASETFFGPGLAELLLLVGESHSLNVAAHTMGMAYSKAWRIVKAAEAELRYPLLERKVGGVDGGGSEVTPRGRDLIARYQAFAAALAEEADRLFDRYFSGLDQTTEGETDGNRSETATQTAAAASGGQPVHPAGDP
- a CDS encoding GntR family transcriptional regulator, with translation METGAKRLPKRRLLHQEVSQYIRQAILRGELKPGDRIVETKMAQLLGVSQAPVREAIRELEFSGLVEQKPYFGTYVKQITMQDMENFYRVRGALEKLGAHQACENMTDEQLAGIQRAMTEMERAGAKQDNDRYVQMDALFHDHIIAASGNSLLCKLWEQCNIKSWLFVGTALTQRNLSYLAARHRKIFERLQARDASGLEAAVQDHLEQLLSMMLENGQS
- a CDS encoding 3-hydroxyacyl-CoA dehydrogenase family protein, which gives rise to MLNTKPQKIAVIGTGMMGMSLAALFTGNGYDTTVLATKAASAERGRRSYDEMYAVLEGRGLVSRAQAAACAGNLHFTLSYADLQDVDAVFECAVEDKAVKFAIYQQIEAHCKRFRFVASTTSAMAPETLCEGLQSCPGKLVVAHPFNPPHLVPFVELVKCACTEEAAASAAYEILESCGRKVCVMKKSAPGFIANRLQHALLREAIYMVEQGLADPRDIDKALMYSFMPRYTSVGLFEHQDAAGLDMVQSIEDHLLRDLSDAKETPAFVRERVARGDLGQKSGRGTYDWTDASRADFKARAAAPYWQYFNWDLPQV